GCGACAGCAGGCCCAGGCCCACCATGCCGAACATGCCGGCGATGACGAACGTGCGGAACTTGTTGCCGACCTTGATGTCGAAGAACTTGTAGGCGGCGAGCGTGCCGGCGAAGGCGGCGAAGGTGCCGAGGACGGCCTGCGTCACGATGCCGTCACCGAACTGCGCGTCGAACACCTTGCTGATCGCACCGAGGGCGACACCCTCGGCGGCGGCGAACAGCATCACCAGGGCGGGGCTGATGACCCGCTTGAAGGAGTTGACCAGCGACAGCAGGAACGCGGCGCCGGCACCCAGCATCGAGAGCGTCAGGGCGCGGCCCCACGCCTCCTCGTCGATCACGTTGGTGTCGACGATGTCGCCGATCCACCACCAGGTGGCGAACGCGGTCGCGAAGACGAGCGCGATGGAGATCGCCGTCTTCTGGACCACCGAGTCCACCGTCATCCGGCCCTGGTCCACCTGGCCGGGCGTGCCGGTGCCCCACGTGGCCGGGTCGCTGGTGGTGTCGCCGTAGCCGGGGTAGGCAGCGCCCCCAGCGGCGTAGGTCTGGTTGCCGTAGGAGTTCGACGAGGCGCGGTTGAACTCCTCGGAACGGTTGAACACGGGGTTGTTGCTCTTCATGGTCTCTCCTTGGAGGCCGCCCCCGGAGGTTCCGGGGGGTCGACGCCGTCGCGGTGACGGCGCCTGTCTGCGTCACTCCACTCTAGCCGGGGTGACACCTGTTCAAACGTGCGTGGGGCCGGCGCTGTTCCCGTCACAGCAACTTCTCAGGCTGGCGCCGCACGCGTGCCCCGGCTGGGGTTCGAACCCAGACTGTGCGGTTTTTAAGACCGCTTCCTCTACCGGTTGGGATACCGGGGCCGAGACCCTGCGCAGCTGCCGCAGGGTCACACCGTCGATTCTGTCAGCGCCCGGGCCCGCTCGAAGACCTCGTCGGTCATCTCCCGGGTGAGCCTGCGGGTGTAGGTGTTGTGCGGCGAGGGGTGGTAGCAGCCGAGCAGCGTCACGTCGCCGAGCCGCAGCTCCGCGCCGTGGCCGAACCGCGGCTTCCGGGCCGGTGCCGGCGCGCCGGCCGCCACGAGCGACCGCACGGCGCCGTCCCAGCCGAAGGACCCGAGCGCCACCACCACCCGCACGGTCGGGAGGAGGGCCAGCTCGGCGGCGATCCACGGCGCGCACGTGTCGCGCTCGACGGTCGTCGGCTTGTTGTCGGGCGGGGCGCAGCGCACCGTCGCCACCATCCGCGCGTCGACCAGGCGCTGGCCGTCGCCGGCGTGCTCGCTGGTGGCCTGCACCGCCCAGCCGGTGCGGTGCAGGCTCGCGAAGAGCCAGTCGGCGCTCGGGTCGCCGGTGAAGATCCGGCCTGTCCGGTTGCCGCCGTTGGCGGCCGGGGCCAGGCCGACGACGAGCAGCGACGCCTCGGGGTCGCCCCAGCCGGGGATCGGGCGGCCCCAGTAGGGCTGGTCGGCGAACGACGCGCGCTTCTCGACCGCGACACCCTCGCGCCACCCGACGAGCCGCGGGCACGCCGAGCAGACGCTCACCCGGGCCTCCAGCTCCGCGAGCCTGGCGTCCCGCGCGAGTCGTCGTACGTCGTCGGCGTCACGAGCCACCGGGGTGTCGGGCGCTCCGGGGTCGTCGGGCCAGCCGGTGCCGGGCGCCACCGGGCTGGTGAACGCCCCGCCGACGAGGGGGTGGGGCAGCGCGACCGGGGGCACGGTCATCGCGAGATGGCCGCGGCCATGCCGTGCAGGATGTCGGCCTCGGACACGACGTGCTCGGGGACCGGGACCCGGGCCAGGATGCGGCTCCAGATGAGCGCTCCCGCGCCGATGACGTCGGCGCGCCCGGGGTGCATGTAGGGCAGCGCGCGGCGCTCCGCCACGGTCATCGCGACCAGGTCGTCGACGAAGGCCGCCGTGGCCGGGTTGCCCAGCACGGCGCGGTCGAAGGCCTCCCGGTCGTAGGCCTCCAGCCCCAGCACGCCGCAGGCGAGGGTCTTGATGGTGCCGGAGGTCCCGATCGCGGTGCGGGTGCGCTCGAGCGGGATCCCCGCGTCGTCGAGGTGGCGGTCGATGTCGGCCACGCAGGTCGCGACCTCCTCGGCCGTGGGCGGGTCGCTGTGCAGGTGCCGCTCGTGGAGCCGCACCGATCCGATGTCCATGGAGACGGCCTGCCGCTCGCCGCCCTCACCCAGCACCAGCTCGGTCGACCCACCGCCGATGTCGACGACGAGCACCGGCTCGGGCGGCATCGGGTCCTGGGCGGCGATGGCCCCGTCGAAGACCAGCGCGGCCTCCTCGTCGCCCGACAGGACCTCCGGCTCGATGCCCAGCCTGCGGCGTACGCCCTCGCGGAACACGTCGGCGTTGCCGGCGTCGCGGGTGGCGGAGGTGGCGCAGAATCGCACCCGGGCCGGGGGCACGCCGTGGCGGCGGATGATCTCGGCGAACTCGTCGACGGCCGCGAAGGTGCGCTCGAGCGCCTCCTCGGCCAGCATGCCGGTCTCGTCGACGCCCTGGCCGAGCCGGACGACGCGCGACTCGCGCAGCAGCACGGTGGGCGGTGAGCCGATGAGGATCTTGATCGAGTTCGTCCCGCAGTCGATCGCCGCGACAGTGCTCATGCGCTCATTGTGCCGAGGGCTCGGCGGGAGCGGTGAGTGAGGCAGCTTTCCTGGGGCGCGGAACCTGCGTCACTCACCGCTGTCGGGCAGATCCACGGACACGCACGGCCCCGGGGCCCACCACTCCCCCAGCGCATCGAGGACCTCGTCGCCCAGCGGGTTGACGCCGCGGCCCATGGCGAGCGACTGCCCGGCCAGCACGTGGAGGCACTTCACGCGGGTCGGCATGCCGCCGGCGGAGATGCCCTCGATCTCGGGCACGTCGAGCCCGGCCCGCTCGCCCACCTCGGCGCGCGCCTCGAGGTAGCGCTCGTGGGCGCTGCGGTAGGCGGCGGCGAGCTCCTCGTCGGTGGCCAGGCGCGCCTGCATCTCCTTCATCACGCCGGAGCCCTCGAGGGTGCCGATCCGCGAGGCTGCGCGCGGGCAGGTGAGGTAGAACGTCGTGGGGAACGGCGTGCCGTTGGGCAGCCGCGGCTCGGTGGTCACCACGTCGGGGTTGCCGCAGGGGCAGCGGTGGCCGATGGAGTCCACGCCGCGCGGGCGGCGGTCGAGCTGGGCCTGGATCGCGGCCTCGTCGGCCGGGTCGATCCGGGAAGGTCGGTCGTCGGTCACTGCTTCGTCCCGTCGACCAGGTCGGCGGGCTCCTCCTCGGGTGGTGGCGGGTTGCCGGCGAGCTCCATCGAGTCCCAGGCGGCGGTCCACCACGCCTTGGGAACGGTCTTGAGCACGTCGTCCGGGTCGTTGAGCGAGGCCTGCGCCTCGAGCGGCTTGCCGTCGGGCCCGATGACCTCGAAGCCGGACTCACCCGGCATGAGGTAGCCGAAGCGCTCGCGCGCCTGCGCCTTGACGTACGCCGGGTCGTCCCACCGCTTCTTCTCGCGCTCGAGCTCGTCGATGCTGGCCTCGCGCTCGGCGATCTGGGCCTTGAGGTCGCCGATGTGGGAGCGCTGCTGGAGGTAGGCGCGCAGCGACGAGGCGTAGGACACCGTCAGCACGGCGAGCACCAGGACGAGCACCGCCGCGCGACCGGTGAACCGCGGGCGCCGCGTGGCCCGCGCCGTCGCGGGACGTGGCACGAGGGTCGCGTCGCCGGGACGGGCGAGCGGCACCCGCTCACCGGCGTTGGGCGGGCGCGAGCCGCGGGACCCGGGGTGCGTGCCGGTGCCCTGCCGGGGTCCGCGCGGTCCGGCGCCGGGCCCGCTGCCGGGACCGGCGCCGGGCCCGCTGCGGGGACCACGACGCGGGGAGGGCATGCGCCCCAGTCTGCCTGCTTCAGCCCGTGAATCGCGGGAAGGCACCCCGCCCGGCGTAGCGAGCCGCGTCACCCAGCTCGTCCTCGATGCGGAGGAGCTGGTTGTACTTGGCGACGCGGTCCGACCGGGCCGGCGCGCCGGTCTTGATCTGGCCGCAGTTGGTGGCCACGGCGAGGTCGGCGATCGTGGTGTCCTCGGTCTCGCCGGAGCGGTGGCTCATCATGTTGCGGAACCCGGCGCGGTGGGCCAGCTCGACGGCGTCGAGGGTCTCGGTGAGCGAGCCGATCTGGTTGACCTTGACCAGCATCGCGTTGGCCTGGCCGCCGTCGATGCCGCGCTGGAGGCGCTCGACGTTGGTCACGAAGAGGTCGTCGCCGACGAGCTGCGTCCGGGTCCCGAGCTCGTCGGTGATGGCCTTCCAGCCGTCCCAGTCCTCCTCGTCGAGCGGGTCCTCGACGGAGACGATCGGGTACGACGCGACGAGGTCGGCGTAGTAGGCGACCATCTCGTCGGTCGAGGTCTTCTTGCCCTCGAAGGTGTAGCTGCCCTTGTCGTGGAACTCGGAGGCGGCCACGTCCATGGCCAGCCCGATGTCCCTGCCGAGCGTGAAGCCGGCCGCGTCCACGGCCTCGGCGATGAGGTCGAGCGCGGCGCGGTTGCTGTCGAGGTTGGGGGCGAAGCCGCCCTCGTCGCCCAGGCCGGTGGAGAGGCCCTTCTTCTTCAGCACCGACTTGAGCGCGTGGTAGACCTCCGCGCCCTGCTGGAGCGCCTCACGGAAGGTCGGGGCACCGATCGGGGCGACCATGAACTCCTGGACGTCGACGTTGGAGTCGGCGTGCGCACCGCCGTTGAGGATGTTCATCATCGGCACCGGCAGCAGGTGGGCGTTGGGGCCGCCCACGTAGCGGAAGAGCGGCAGTCCGGCGGACTCGGCGGCGGCCTTGGCCGTGGCGAGCGAGACGCCGAGGATCGCGTTGGCGCCGAGCTTCGCCTTGTTGGCGGTGCCGTCGAGGTCGAGCATCGCCTGGTCGATGAGCCGCTGGTCGTCGGCGTCGAGGCCGACGATCGCACCGGAGATCGTGTCGAGGACCGCGTCGACGGCCTTCTGCACGCCCTTGCCGAGGTAGCGCGAGCCGCCGTCACGCAGCTCCACCGCCTCGAAGGCACCGGTGGAGGCGCCGCTGGGGACGGCCGCACGGCCGAAGGCGCCGTCCTCGAGGAGCACCTCGACCTCGACGGTGGGGTTGCCGCGCGAGTCGAGGATCTCGCGGGCGCCGACTGCAGCGATGATCGACATGGAGGGGCTCCTGTGGGTGACGACGTGGGATCGGCGCCAGCCTAGCCACGTGCGCAGCCGGCGTCGCCGGGGTGTCCGCGGCCACGGCTAGCGTGCGACCGGTGCCGACCTCACCACCTCTCCTCCCGCCTCCCGCCCCACCCGGTCCCGCCGACCACTTCACCGCCTTCGTGGCGGCCCTGTCCGACCCGGGGCACGAGCGCGTGGCGCGCGCGGTCGCCGGCGAGTCCCCCTCGCGGTTGCGCGGACGGATCCTGCTGGAGCGCGCGGCCCACCTCGCGCTGACGACCGACCGCCCGCTGCACGACATCGCCGTGGAGTGCGGCTTCCCGAGCTACGAGGTGTTCGCCCGGGCGTTCCGTCGTGAGCTCGGCGCGCTGCCCGCGGCGTGGCGCGCCGAGCCCACGTCGTACGTCATCGACTCGCCCACCGAGGTCCACTTCCACCCGCCGGCCGGCCTCCGCCTGCCGGCGCGCCACCGCACGGACGGCGTCGACCTGGTCGTCGCGATGGTCGAGCAGCACGTCGGCCTGGTCGGCGAGCTCCTCGACCGGGCGCGCGACGTCCCCGACGAGGACCTCGACGAGCCCTCCACGGGTGAGGTGGTGGGCGAGGTGGGGTCGGCCGGCAGCCTGCGCAGTGCGCTCGCCCACCTGGTGTGGCAGGTCGAGGCGTGCGCCGTGGTGCTGGCCGACGACGGCGACGCCGACAGGGACCCGCGCGACGTCGCCCTCGCCCGGGGCGCGTCCGTCGCGACCCTGCGGGAGCGCCTCGACCGGGTCGGCGCCGACCTGGCGCGGGCCGTCGAGCGGCTGGCCGCGAC
This genomic stretch from Nocardioides renjunii harbors:
- a CDS encoding helix-turn-helix domain-containing protein, which encodes MPTSPPLLPPPAPPGPADHFTAFVAALSDPGHERVARAVAGESPSRLRGRILLERAAHLALTTDRPLHDIAVECGFPSYEVFARAFRRELGALPAAWRAEPTSYVIDSPTEVHFHPPAGLRLPARHRTDGVDLVVAMVEQHVGLVGELLDRARDVPDEDLDEPSTGEVVGEVGSAGSLRSALAHLVWQVEACAVVLADDGDADRDPRDVALARGASVATLRERLDRVGADLARAVERLAATGRLDEALVEAFAPRPRTTSHADLVVHLITLSVPHRRLAASRLQAAGVADPDRDAGPHWLATGPREAISR
- a CDS encoding DUF501 domain-containing protein; amino-acid sequence: MDPADEAAIQAQLDRRPRGVDSIGHRCPCGNPDVVTTEPRLPNGTPFPTTFYLTCPRAASRIGTLEGSGVMKEMQARLATDEELAAAYRSAHERYLEARAEVGERAGLDVPEIEGISAGGMPTRVKCLHVLAGQSLAMGRGVNPLGDEVLDALGEWWAPGPCVSVDLPDSGE
- a CDS encoding FtsB family cell division protein: MPSPRRGPRSGPGAGPGSGPGAGPRGPRQGTGTHPGSRGSRPPNAGERVPLARPGDATLVPRPATARATRRPRFTGRAAVLVLVLAVLTVSYASSLRAYLQQRSHIGDLKAQIAEREASIDELEREKKRWDDPAYVKAQARERFGYLMPGESGFEVIGPDGKPLEAQASLNDPDDVLKTVPKAWWTAAWDSMELAGNPPPPEEEPADLVDGTKQ
- a CDS encoding Bax inhibitor-1/YccA family protein produces the protein MKSNNPVFNRSEEFNRASSNSYGNQTYAAGGAAYPGYGDTTSDPATWGTGTPGQVDQGRMTVDSVVQKTAISIALVFATAFATWWWIGDIVDTNVIDEEAWGRALTLSMLGAGAAFLLSLVNSFKRVISPALVMLFAAAEGVALGAISKVFDAQFGDGIVTQAVLGTFAAFAGTLAAYKFFDIKVGNKFRTFVIAGMFGMVGLGLLSLVLSFFGISTGLFGFGALGLVMSIAGLVLGVFMLILDFDFVENGVAAGLPDRESWRAAFGLTVSLVWIYTNLLRILAILRGD
- a CDS encoding Ppx/GppA phosphatase family protein, which translates into the protein MSTVAAIDCGTNSIKILIGSPPTVLLRESRVVRLGQGVDETGMLAEEALERTFAAVDEFAEIIRRHGVPPARVRFCATSATRDAGNADVFREGVRRRLGIEPEVLSGDEEAALVFDGAIAAQDPMPPEPVLVVDIGGGSTELVLGEGGERQAVSMDIGSVRLHERHLHSDPPTAEEVATCVADIDRHLDDAGIPLERTRTAIGTSGTIKTLACGVLGLEAYDREAFDRAVLGNPATAAFVDDLVAMTVAERRALPYMHPGRADVIGAGALIWSRILARVPVPEHVVSEADILHGMAAAISR
- a CDS encoding uracil-DNA glycosylase — protein: MTVPPVALPHPLVGGAFTSPVAPGTGWPDDPGAPDTPVARDADDVRRLARDARLAELEARVSVCSACPRLVGWREGVAVEKRASFADQPYWGRPIPGWGDPEASLLVVGLAPAANGGNRTGRIFTGDPSADWLFASLHRTGWAVQATSEHAGDGQRLVDARMVATVRCAPPDNKPTTVERDTCAPWIAAELALLPTVRVVVALGSFGWDGAVRSLVAAGAPAPARKPRFGHGAELRLGDVTLLGCYHPSPHNTYTRRLTREMTDEVFERARALTESTV
- the eno gene encoding phosphopyruvate hydratase, which encodes MSIIAAVGAREILDSRGNPTVEVEVLLEDGAFGRAAVPSGASTGAFEAVELRDGGSRYLGKGVQKAVDAVLDTISGAIVGLDADDQRLIDQAMLDLDGTANKAKLGANAILGVSLATAKAAAESAGLPLFRYVGGPNAHLLPVPMMNILNGGAHADSNVDVQEFMVAPIGAPTFREALQQGAEVYHALKSVLKKKGLSTGLGDEGGFAPNLDSNRAALDLIAEAVDAAGFTLGRDIGLAMDVAASEFHDKGSYTFEGKKTSTDEMVAYYADLVASYPIVSVEDPLDEEDWDGWKAITDELGTRTQLVGDDLFVTNVERLQRGIDGGQANAMLVKVNQIGSLTETLDAVELAHRAGFRNMMSHRSGETEDTTIADLAVATNCGQIKTGAPARSDRVAKYNQLLRIEDELGDAARYAGRGAFPRFTG